A region of the Melanotaenia boesemani isolate fMelBoe1 chromosome 6, fMelBoe1.pri, whole genome shotgun sequence genome:
CTTTATGGATTCCTGAGGAGCATGTTTCCATACTTACAAAAAATTGGCGTTCTGTGAGAtgggagtaaaaccatttaagaacagtacctgagaggcccaccagacttctgagtctgtccaATAGTCTGAGTCTGTATCCAAGgcagcactaagatccagtaaaaccagaacagaaagtttctgtgagtctaaattaagtctaaggtcattaacaatttttaaaaggtcTGTCTCAGTACTGTAGTTTGTCCTATAAGACacataaacagtaaacaatattGCAGTTACTGTGGCTGACAATATATAGTCAGTGTGCAGGGTGCAGCCCGTTGTTATGGACTCCTATCAGCTGTCAAGGAGTCTGATGGCCACAGCATCTCTGATGGAGATAATTTCTGATTTAAAGGGGTAATGCACACAGAAATGTgctttttgagctgtaaacaacacagtattacttaattgtgatgtaTAGTATAGTGTATAGTGttgataaaatgtgttttttttatttaattaaaaaaacaggaCTTTGTGGGTAAAAAAGGCTCATTTTTTCAGcataaaaccaggttttgtttttcatgatgttGAATTGTCTCTTTATCacaagaaaaatttaaaaaccccacagccccctccctccagatggtcctgccttgcaggcatagaaaaccatgcCCACCAACTTATATGAAGGGATGTTAACTTATATgatgtagatttgctagtttcagacttcaaTTCTTTCACaaagtttctgatgaaatattcctgcaatgggatgggtttgtgcttttgaggtgtgtaaaagtaacaccagactttagTTTATACCTGCTGATCCTCGCCTGGCGACAGACGGCAACTCAAATTGTGGCAACGGCAACTTACagcggcacttcctgcagctgccgtgagtctccacagctttccagagctgctggagctgctgtcaGGTCAGcataacagcgctaacggctcagactgatacggttcaggaccaccttgttcttgtgtagctgaggagattcaggaggggaaaagtcttccacctcaaagacagctctgtggcgtaggtgctttgtgaatcacTTTGCATCTGgctagtgagctgagctgctgtctgtcaatcatttctgtctTTGCATCCCGACCCACCCACTCTCCGCTGTCTgatcacctcccaccccaacccttgcagcttcaggcatttttcaaaatacGGCAGTGGGTAGAGTTACACAGAAAGTAgggtgtgtagttacactttaaatctaaaatagGTAAGATGAGAAAGCTTTTGTAAAAAGCAAGATCATTCATTCCTGTTCAAGAGAAGCTGTGGAGGAAGTCATCACTGAGTATCAAGTTAATACTCTACTTCCTCTCTCTGCAGGACCTTGTTTCTTGTCAAGCAGAGCTGATGGAGGTTTGCCAGCTGAaacagaagctggaggagaCACTTAGACAAAGAGAACGGGAACTTACCGCTTTGAAAGGCGCTCTGAAGGAGGAGGTGGCAACACATGACAAAGAGATCGAAGCTCTCCGAGAGCAGTACAGCGCTGACATGGAGAAGCTCCGCGGCAGCATGGAACAGGTGTCTCAGGTGTGCAACTCTCACAGCACGCCTTTAATGTCACTGAAATTTGActtgaaaatgttttgaaattGTAGACACACTGTGCAAACCAGACCGGCTAAAAGAGATGcaatgagaaaaaaactgacaacAACATCAGACATCACCCATAGCTCTCTAAGAagtaatattatatattttatatactaCATACTGTTATActattatatacatatactaCTAAGAAGTACTAATATGTATTTTGTGAGGAAGGATCTGCTTCAAGGAgtgttttagtgatttttagaCTGCAAAATCAGATGATGCCAGCACCCCTGCCATGTAGTCATAATCAAAGTTTCCAGTCTCCTGATTCAAATTGATTTTACTCAAGTCTGGAGTTAATTAGGTTACTTTCTACTTGTTTTCCCTTTACATCAGATAAATATCAATGCTTGAGGAATTGAGGTTTTTATAAAGGAATGCTTTAGTTTCCTTGAATAGAAGTTTGTGTAAAATTGTACACTTACTAGTATAAAACTGAGTAAGAAAATGGTAATACAAGTCCTTTTCCACCTGCAGTATTAATCTGTAcatgctaaaaatgaaagtctgTACCTGACCTGATGGGCCCAGATGTGGAAAACTGACTAGCTAGCGGGAGCTTCAAAACAAGGTGGAATCTACGTGATTTAAACAAATACAGAGTTCTCAGATCAGTGTGCAGTGGCTTTTTCAGCTTACCAACCTGATTTACAACTACAACTATGACCAATATTACTACTTTAAGTTTGAAAGTAACAAAGAttatctttgtgtgtttgttgcaaCATCAATGTCTTAACATTTTACCTGACACACTACATGACTAACATCAAGTTTAGTTTGGTTTAGAGATGCATGGTTACATTTGCCTAACATGATCATTGGCTATTTGGCTTGTAGACGGCAGTAAGCACATTGGCAACAAGGATAACATCAAGTGATGGCAGCAGCAGATATTTATCTGGTGTTTCGAGGTTGTTTTGCATTGACTTTGTTGTTAAACGAACATGATTTATTTGCATGAGAGGGGATCATTGGATCAGTATTGGATCATGTAAACAGAAGTCACTGAATTGGCAATGATTTCCTTGGCATtaaagagaaagtgaaagaCACAAACAGTCCTATCAGCTGTTGCCCACATTGTTAGTTTTAACACAGTATCAGAACTTCACAATCTGTACAACCTTGATTTGCtcatttgtgacatttttacCAGCACAAAGTTGACATGTCTGTATTTTTGAAACctttacaaaaacattacacacaACTTAACCTGgaagtgtttttattatcacATTAACTGATTATTAGAGCTATGTGACTAGGATTAATGGCAGGTTCACTTTGTACCATAGTAGCAAAAGTCAAGGATTAGATTCATATCATAATTAAAATTCATATGTCATGGCAGCCATTGTCTAAACACTAGTCATGTAGACTATAACCGTTAAGTGATGTTGGCACAGAACGAACTCTTAAAGTTTCATAATCATGAGACCGTTCAACAGTCCActtcaaacacattttaaatgtttgagatgAAATATAATGCATCTCAATTGTCTTTCTCTTCAGTCTCACGCAGGAATCGAGGCCGAAAGGCAGCGTGTGAATGCATCGGTTCGCTCCttacagcagcagctggaggactGTCGAGACGAGAGCAGCCACTGGATGGAGCAGTTTCATGCCACCAGAGATGAGCTTCGTACAACTAAACAGAAGTGAGTTTGTTCAAGCTTAACAATCACATTGCTCATGTGGTTTATTTGTTATTACCTGCCAGAGTTTAGTTATTTCCAGTGTTCACCTGCTCATGGACTTTATCAGTGTCTTTTTAGGGTTTCTTTTTGCACTTACTACtcatgtgtttgtatttttctctctcAATTTGCCTGGTCACTGTTTCTGCTGCTCTCTGTCAGAGAGCCACCCAGCAACCCTGAAACACAGTGAGGGTCACTGATTTAACAATGTTTGTGTTTAGATTTGCAGAACTGTAGCTGTGACTAACGGTGCTAACAACTTTGTCCTTGTAGAGTTATGGCTATTTACACCCTCTTCACAGAAGTCATGACTCACAGCCGCAGTTCATGACTgacattaagttttatttcCCTTGTGAAGGAGTGAGCATCAAAAACTATTCATATTCATTGCATAATATGAGCTCCAGTGTGACTGTGGACAACACAATGGCTAAGAactaaaaacattaacagtGTGACGCTTTGGGAAATTGTAGTTTCACTCTTCACTGTATTCATATTGTGGACATAAACTATATATTAAAGCAGAAGATATCAAGACAGAGGAGTGGTGTGGATAGCcttgatatttttgtttgtgtatttcagATTAGATGTTGTAGTCTTCTTCCTGTGATTTAATCTGACTGTAACGCAGTATGTTGGAgtgctgatttattttgtttgaaaatTAAACAATCACTCATTGCTTACGTACATTCCACAGCAAAATTTTGATTTGACCATACAATCCAGCTACTGCTGATCAGATAATGAAGCATGACTGTACATTGATTAGATGGATGTGTGCATTTCTCAGCTTTCTGCAGTTCCGTCTAGAGAAAGAGGAATTTGAGGATGAACTGAAGGACCTGAAGGAGAAAATGAGCACAATGAAACAGACGCCAgaccccagccacacacagtgtCTTAACCAGGTGCAGTAAATGTACTGAAAGCACTACACATTCACTGATACACCAATGAGAGccctgtaaagcactttgaccaTTAAATTATGAAACGTCTGTTCAGGAGCTCCAGCAATGCAGTGCTAATCTCCAGAAGACCAAGTCTGAACTGGAGaagcagaggacagagtttgacAAGAAGGTCATGGAAGTgatctctttaaaaaaatctcaccaAAACCAGGAGGCTGAACTGAAGTATGAAATCGACAGGCTAAAAGACCAGTTGCAGAGGGCCAAAGAGGACTTTGCAAAGGCCCAAGAGAAAACTAAACGGGTTGGTTTAATCTCCTCCTAAAACAATTACATGtctgatgttttctttgtttatggCATCATGAGGTCAGTGTTTTGATaagaattatttgatttttacatttaaaaaagtatcGTGTCTTCGTACTCCTGCCATTAGCTCCCAGACCCAGCCTCCATGTCAGAGCTGGAGCAGAAGCTTGGTGAAGCACAAAGTGATGCCAGCAAACTCAAAGAGAAACTTTCTGTAGCTGAAGAGGAACTCGAGACCACTAAAACACGTCTGAGCAAAGCTCAGGTGGAGATTAACTCCCTCCAAGATGCCCAGAAAGATCAGGAGGCAACCAACACTCGCCTCAAAGAGAAACTCTCCAGATTAGAGGTAAAGTTTAATCTTCAGAAACACTGTCCAGCCAGGTGTATCATATACCCTGACAGCAGTAGATATACGAGCATAAGAGGATATCTTCTGTGGTTTACCTAGGTTCAGATGCAAAGCAACGCTACAGAGAGCTCAGAGGCAGAGCTGGCCCTCCACACTGAGGTGAGAGGTCTAAGATCTGAACTAGATGAGGCCAAGAGAAAAGCTTCCAGATTGAGCCAAGAGCAACGTGAACTCAGCCTGCGCCTGGAGGATTCAGAGAGGGACAAGGAGATGCTCAAACAAACCAACAGCCAGCTGGAAGAGACGAAACGACAGCAGGAGAGAACGCTGGAGAAACTCAACAAAGAAGTAAGAAGGATAGAGCTTTGTTGTACATTTGGAAATTATCAAAGAACAAACagctaaagattttttttttctgtcagcatGAGGCTCTCAGTGTGTCCTTAAGGGAGGAGGCGCAGGTTCTCAGGGTTCAGCTGGAGGATCAGAGAGAACGAGCACGCAAAGAAATGCAGGAGGTGCACCGTCACGGAAACGATGCCCAGTCTGAACTGGAAAGAAGTCAAATAAACCTACGGAGACTGGAGGAAGAAGTGTGTGCctaaaactgattatttttttttttaagttttgttgaGTAAGTACGTAAGTATTCCACTGctggttttaattttgttatatatCTTCCTAGATGTCACGGCAGAAGAAGGAGCTTCAGGTTGCATGTGAGGAAAGAGACAACCACCAGCTGGATAAAGAGCTTCTCACCAACAGGCTGCGCCACCTCGAGGGAGAAATAGAGACCAGCAAAAACAGCCACAATGAGAAAACACGTGAGATTCGCATCCTGGAGGTACAGCGCTCACAGTTCTTCACATCTTACTGCCAAATCAAACAAATAACCTTAACAGATTTGCATATGTGATGCAGATGTGCTCCATCATTGTCGTGATATTTAAATCTGAATAAGTGTATGAAATATGAGGTGTGTGAGTTAATTACCATGATCTCTTGTGTCAGGACAAGCTGAAGCGTATGGAGttggagctggaggaggaaaaAAGCACTGTGGAGATGCTGACAGACCGAGTAGCCAGGAGCAGAGACCAGATCGATCAGCTCCGCTCTGAGCTCATGCAGGAGAGATCTACAAAACAGGATCTGGAGCTGGATAAGAATGCCATGGAGAGACACGTATGTCCACACACCACATTGTGTTCCATAACAACAGTCATGATCTGTAATTCATGCCAAGATACATGTCCATGATGCACTTTTGCATCCTTTCTAAGGTTAAAATGAGTTGCAAGTTCGACACAGTCCCACTTTTGGCACTCCACATGTGTCGCTGATAAGTATTTTTGAACTGCTTTATGTGTGCCTGCAGCTGAAGGAGCTGAGGAGTCGCGTGGCTGAAATGGAGGGCCATTCTCGCTCCTCAGCAGGAGTCTCCCAGCTGGAAAACAAGATCCAGGAGTTGGAAGAACGCCTGCGCACTGAGGAAAGGTaaagttaaacagaaaaagaggCTTTGCTTATgtatatgtttacattttttttttaccttttttctgtCTACTGTAACTTTTTTAATGGTTCCAAGCAAATGATATCAAACCAAGTTATAGTGGTTCTGTTTATTAGGAAGCATTTGTACAACTCCTTATGTTAGTGCTGTTATCCAACAATAAGTTTACCAGTATTTCTTTTATCAAAGATATTCCAATAGTAGCTGATATGAACAGTAGCACAATAATATACTTGCATGtctaaaacttctttttttttttcactgaaaaaGGGAGAAGAACTCTGTTTTAGCATCTCAACGTCGCTTGGAAAGGAAACTGAAAGAGCTGAATATGACACTGGATGaggagaaacacacacacactgaacagaGAGATCAGGTATGATTATTCGTGtcaaaacaacatttttgaCACTTTGGAACAAACAGCCAGATCTTACTTTAGCTTTCACTCGTGTTGCAGCTTGCTCTGAGAGTGAAAGCTCTTAAGAGACAGGTGGATGAGGGAGAGACAGAGCTGGAAAGACTAGAGACGCTGAGG
Encoded here:
- the LOC121641011 gene encoding cingulin isoform X4 translates to MTTQSSGRKTPVDYGVQIRFINDLDDTGGGKPLSQSKTKSQTNSKYGVAVRVQGIDGQPYVVLKDGQKGDSYGVQLRTEYPSGYRSLPRNRAKAESGTEGADVGVEGQGGALRRAQSHGSLLDRDEGAGNEDFQLSRPPGDGKSGSYGNLDGGIGVRVAREEVWDIIGKDQAGLNRYQGSVMDNQSYPDNPKQVSELQSNQTQTPVNRLINRFDGVTSGGQQRGLSPAQQYPRATSPHINPKPFTSPPSSTHSSLGRSQASVPKVPGHPASKWASEEQLQTDLSDQQVTPDLLLDQFQSAEMSSDEEQAMKAVYNILRQGSNESDVVIKHKVKTIFQKIQSIKQPKESPREEWMRKKRELETKVAELQNDLREERRDSNSNSDLALKAELESCLDENLQLQEMLDRKKKELNETQTELTQLRMDRENAETRVREMEDQLAEFQDEIRKENGSKTDLVSCQAELMEVCQLKQKLEETLRQRERELTALKGALKEEVATHDKEIEALREQYSADMEKLRGSMEQVSQSHAGIEAERQRVNASVRSLQQQLEDCRDESSHWMEQFHATRDELRTTKQNFLQFRLEKEEFEDELKDLKEKMSTMKQTPDPSHTQCLNQELQQCSANLQKTKSELEKQRTEFDKKVMEVISLKKSHQNQEAELKYEIDRLKDQLQRAKEDFAKAQEKTKRLPDPASMSELEQKLGEAQSDASKLKEKLSVAEEELETTKTRLSKAQVEINSLQDAQKDQEATNTRLKEKLSRLEVQMQSNATESSEAELALHTEVRGLRSELDEAKRKASRLSQEQRELSLRLEDSERDKEMLKQTNSQLEETKRQQERTLEKLNKEHEALSVSLREEAQVLRVQLEDQRERARKEMQEVHRHGNDAQSELERSQINLRRLEEEMSRQKKELQVACEERDNHQLDKELLTNRLRHLEGEIETSKNSHNEKTREIRILEDKLKRMELELEEEKSTVEMLTDRVARSRDQIDQLRSELMQERSTKQDLELDKNAMERHLKELRSRVAEMEGHSRSSAGVSQLENKIQELEERLRTEEREKNSVLASQRRLERKLKELNMTLDEEKHTHTEQRDQLALRVKALKRQVDEGETELERLETLRRKAQRDMEEQMELKEALQARVTALETELKRKTQAAMRPALDSSALSSDDDDSLYDSSTITSFLTESNLQTSSC
- the LOC121641011 gene encoding cingulin isoform X1; translation: MLVSVTKQKVCMTTQSSGRKTPVDYGVQIRFINDLDDTGGGKPLSQSKTKSQTNSKYGVAVRVQGIDGQPYVVLKDGQKGDSYGVQLRTEYPSGYRSLPRNRAKAESGTEGADVGVEGQGGALRRAQSHGSLLDRDEGAGNEDFQLSRPPGDGKSGSYGNLDGGIGVRVAREEVWDIIGKDQAGLNRYQGSVMDNQSYPDNPKQVSELQSNQTQTPVNRLINRFDGVTSGGQQRGLSPAQQYPRATSPHINPKPFTSPPSSTHSSLGRSQASVPKVPGHPASKWASEEQLQTDLSDQQVTPDLLLDQFQSAEMSSDEEQAMKAVYNILRQGSNESDVVIKHKVKTIFQKIQSIKQPKESPREEWMRKKRELETKVAELQNDLREERRDSNSNSDLALKAELESCLDENLQLQEMLDRKKKELNETQTELTQLRMDRENAETRVREMEDQLAEFQDEIRKENGSKTDLVSCQAELMEVCQLKQKLEETLRQRERELTALKGALKEEVATHDKEIEALREQYSADMEKLRGSMEQVSQSHAGIEAERQRVNASVRSLQQQLEDCRDESSHWMEQFHATRDELRTTKQNFLQFRLEKEEFEDELKDLKEKMSTMKQTPDPSHTQCLNQELQQCSANLQKTKSELEKQRTEFDKKVMEVISLKKSHQNQEAELKYEIDRLKDQLQRAKEDFAKAQEKTKRLPDPASMSELEQKLGEAQSDASKLKEKLSVAEEELETTKTRLSKAQVEINSLQDAQKDQEATNTRLKEKLSRLEVQMQSNATESSEAELALHTEVRGLRSELDEAKRKASRLSQEQRELSLRLEDSERDKEMLKQTNSQLEETKRQQERTLEKLNKEHEALSVSLREEAQVLRVQLEDQRERARKEMQEVHRHGNDAQSELERSQINLRRLEEEMSRQKKELQVACEERDNHQLDKELLTNRLRHLEGEIETSKNSHNEKTREIRILEDKLKRMELELEEEKSTVEMLTDRVARSRDQIDQLRSELMQERSTKQDLELDKNAMERHLKELRSRVAEMEGHSRSSAGVSQLENKIQELEERLRTEEREKNSVLASQRRLERKLKELNMTLDEEKHTHTEQRDQLALRVKALKRQVDEGETELERLETLRRKAQRDMEEQMELKEALQARVTALETELKRKTQAAMRPALDSSALSSDDDDSLYDSSTITSFLTESNLQTSSC
- the LOC121641011 gene encoding cingulin isoform X2, producing MLVSVTKQKVCMTTQSSGRKTPVDYGVQIRFINDLDDTGGGKPLSQSKTKSQTNSKYGVAVRVQGIDGQPYVVLKDGQKGDSYGVQLRTEYPSGYRSLPRNRAKAESGTEGADVGVEGQGGALRRAQSHGSLLDRDEGAGNEDFQLSRPPGDGKSGSYGNLDGGIGVRVAREEVWDIIGKDQAGLNRYQGSVMDNQSYPDNPKQVSELQSNQTQTPVNRLINRFDGVTSGGQQRGLSPAQQYPRATSPHINPKPFTSPPSSTHSSLGRSQASVPKVPGHPASKWASEEQLQTDLSDQQVTPDLLLDQFQSAEMSSDEEQAMKAVYNILRQGSNESDVVIKHKVKTIFQKIQSIKPKESPREEWMRKKRELETKVAELQNDLREERRDSNSNSDLALKAELESCLDENLQLQEMLDRKKKELNETQTELTQLRMDRENAETRVREMEDQLAEFQDEIRKENGSKTDLVSCQAELMEVCQLKQKLEETLRQRERELTALKGALKEEVATHDKEIEALREQYSADMEKLRGSMEQVSQSHAGIEAERQRVNASVRSLQQQLEDCRDESSHWMEQFHATRDELRTTKQNFLQFRLEKEEFEDELKDLKEKMSTMKQTPDPSHTQCLNQELQQCSANLQKTKSELEKQRTEFDKKVMEVISLKKSHQNQEAELKYEIDRLKDQLQRAKEDFAKAQEKTKRLPDPASMSELEQKLGEAQSDASKLKEKLSVAEEELETTKTRLSKAQVEINSLQDAQKDQEATNTRLKEKLSRLEVQMQSNATESSEAELALHTEVRGLRSELDEAKRKASRLSQEQRELSLRLEDSERDKEMLKQTNSQLEETKRQQERTLEKLNKEHEALSVSLREEAQVLRVQLEDQRERARKEMQEVHRHGNDAQSELERSQINLRRLEEEMSRQKKELQVACEERDNHQLDKELLTNRLRHLEGEIETSKNSHNEKTREIRILEDKLKRMELELEEEKSTVEMLTDRVARSRDQIDQLRSELMQERSTKQDLELDKNAMERHLKELRSRVAEMEGHSRSSAGVSQLENKIQELEERLRTEEREKNSVLASQRRLERKLKELNMTLDEEKHTHTEQRDQLALRVKALKRQVDEGETELERLETLRRKAQRDMEEQMELKEALQARVTALETELKRKTQAAMRPALDSSALSSDDDDSLYDSSTITSFLTESNLQTSSC
- the LOC121641011 gene encoding cingulin isoform X3 — its product is MLVSVTKQKVCMTTQSSGRKTPVDYGVQIRFINDLDDTGGGKPLSQSKTKSQTNSKYGVAVRVQGIDGQPYVVLKDGQKGDSYGVQLRTEYPSGYRSLPRNRAKAESGTEGADVGVEGQGGALRRAQSHGSLLDRDEGAGNEDFQLSRPPGDGKSGSYGNLDGGIGVRVAREEVWDIIGKDQAGLNRYQGSVMDNQSYPDNPKQVSELQSNQTQTPVNRLINRFDGVTSGGQQRGLSPAQQYPRATSPHINPKPFTSPPSSTHSSLGRSQASVPKVPGHPASKWASEEQLQTDLSDQQFQSAEMSSDEEQAMKAVYNILRQGSNESDVVIKHKVKTIFQKIQSIKQPKESPREEWMRKKRELETKVAELQNDLREERRDSNSNSDLALKAELESCLDENLQLQEMLDRKKKELNETQTELTQLRMDRENAETRVREMEDQLAEFQDEIRKENGSKTDLVSCQAELMEVCQLKQKLEETLRQRERELTALKGALKEEVATHDKEIEALREQYSADMEKLRGSMEQVSQSHAGIEAERQRVNASVRSLQQQLEDCRDESSHWMEQFHATRDELRTTKQNFLQFRLEKEEFEDELKDLKEKMSTMKQTPDPSHTQCLNQELQQCSANLQKTKSELEKQRTEFDKKVMEVISLKKSHQNQEAELKYEIDRLKDQLQRAKEDFAKAQEKTKRLPDPASMSELEQKLGEAQSDASKLKEKLSVAEEELETTKTRLSKAQVEINSLQDAQKDQEATNTRLKEKLSRLEVQMQSNATESSEAELALHTEVRGLRSELDEAKRKASRLSQEQRELSLRLEDSERDKEMLKQTNSQLEETKRQQERTLEKLNKEHEALSVSLREEAQVLRVQLEDQRERARKEMQEVHRHGNDAQSELERSQINLRRLEEEMSRQKKELQVACEERDNHQLDKELLTNRLRHLEGEIETSKNSHNEKTREIRILEDKLKRMELELEEEKSTVEMLTDRVARSRDQIDQLRSELMQERSTKQDLELDKNAMERHLKELRSRVAEMEGHSRSSAGVSQLENKIQELEERLRTEEREKNSVLASQRRLERKLKELNMTLDEEKHTHTEQRDQLALRVKALKRQVDEGETELERLETLRRKAQRDMEEQMELKEALQARVTALETELKRKTQAAMRPALDSSALSSDDDDSLYDSSTITSFLTESNLQTSSC